One part of the Lachnospiraceae bacterium JLR.KK002 genome encodes these proteins:
- the priA gene encoding primosomal protein N', whose product MAEYANIVIDISHEKLDKMFQYRIPEHLRQELAVGMQVEIPFGAGDRKTTGYVVELTDTPEYDTARIKELAGVVEGSIPIESQLIALAGWMRKNYGGTMNQALKTVLPVKQRTKEKKQRFVVLDLNREQAAEQLALFEKKNHKARARLLGALMEQSPLPYEVVTGRLNMTSSVIRAMGEMGILRVEEKRVFRNPFEGLKKEKKSIKLNEQQQEIRDCIWREFEQGHHHTWLIHGVTGSGKTAVYIELIEKVAASGRQAIVLIPEIALTYQTVMRFYQHFGERVSILNSKMSAGERYDQFERAKRGELDVMIGPRSALFTPFSNLGIIIIDEEHETSYKSETLPRYHARETAIERAKMAGASVVLGSATPSLDSYYKGMTGEYILQKLEKRIEEKPLPACEIVDLREELKQGNRSILSERLQELMKDRLERNQQIMLFINRRGIAGFVSCRACGHVLKCPHCDVSLSQHNNGRMVCHYCGHEEAAPKVCPECGSKYISGFKAGTQKIEEIVKKKFPDARVLRMDFDTTRNKEGHEKILSAFANQEADILIGTQMIVKGHDFPNVTLVGVLAADLSLYVSDYHAAERTFQLLTQAAGRAGRGALPGKVVIQTYSPEHYCIALAKEQDYVRFYETEIALRSMMNYPPCGHMMVMLVASGDEMTASLSAELLGKKVRKAQEDGKITGLSVIGPANASVAKVKDIYKKVIYFKHADYQELVKIKDVLELFVSTHREFANIIIQFDFNPMNGF is encoded by the coding sequence ATGGCGGAATATGCCAATATTGTGATTGATATTTCTCATGAGAAACTGGATAAAATGTTTCAGTACAGGATACCGGAACATTTAAGGCAGGAGCTTGCGGTGGGTATGCAGGTGGAAATTCCCTTTGGGGCCGGAGACCGCAAAACTACAGGCTATGTGGTGGAACTGACAGATACGCCGGAATATGATACCGCCAGGATAAAAGAACTTGCCGGCGTGGTGGAGGGCAGCATTCCCATTGAATCCCAGCTCATTGCCCTGGCAGGCTGGATGCGGAAAAATTACGGGGGAACCATGAACCAGGCGCTGAAAACAGTGCTCCCCGTCAAACAGAGAACAAAAGAGAAAAAGCAGCGTTTTGTGGTACTGGATTTGAACCGGGAACAGGCGGCGGAGCAGCTTGCCCTGTTTGAAAAGAAGAATCACAAAGCAAGGGCCCGGCTTCTGGGAGCCCTGATGGAGCAGAGCCCGCTGCCCTATGAAGTGGTGACGGGCAGGCTGAATATGACGTCTTCCGTAATTCGGGCCATGGGGGAAATGGGAATCCTCCGGGTGGAAGAGAAGCGGGTATTCCGGAATCCTTTTGAAGGCCTGAAAAAAGAGAAGAAATCCATAAAACTGAACGAACAGCAGCAGGAGATCAGGGATTGTATCTGGCGGGAATTTGAGCAGGGGCATCATCATACCTGGCTGATTCACGGAGTAACCGGAAGCGGTAAAACTGCTGTTTACATAGAATTAATCGAGAAAGTGGCGGCCAGCGGCAGGCAGGCTATTGTGCTGATACCGGAAATTGCCCTGACGTATCAGACGGTCATGCGTTTTTATCAGCATTTTGGGGAGCGGGTTTCCATCCTGAATTCCAAAATGTCGGCAGGAGAGCGGTACGACCAGTTTGAACGGGCAAAACGGGGAGAACTGGATGTGATGATTGGCCCCCGTTCCGCATTGTTCACACCATTTTCAAATCTGGGGATTATCATCATAGACGAAGAACATGAGACCAGTTATAAAAGTGAGACGCTGCCCCGCTATCATGCCAGAGAGACAGCCATTGAGCGTGCAAAAATGGCGGGAGCCAGTGTGGTGCTTGGCTCTGCCACACCTTCTCTGGACAGTTATTACAAAGGAATGACCGGGGAATATATTCTGCAGAAACTGGAAAAAAGAATCGAAGAAAAGCCACTGCCTGCGTGTGAGATTGTGGATTTGCGGGAAGAATTAAAACAGGGGAACCGTTCTATTTTAAGTGAAAGGCTTCAGGAGCTGATGAAGGACCGGCTGGAGCGGAACCAGCAGATTATGCTTTTTATCAACCGGAGGGGGATAGCGGGGTTTGTGTCCTGCAGAGCCTGCGGTCATGTGCTGAAATGTCCTCACTGCGACGTATCCTTAAGCCAGCATAACAACGGAAGAATGGTGTGCCACTACTGCGGCCATGAGGAGGCGGCGCCGAAGGTATGTCCGGAATGCGGTTCAAAATATATCAGCGGATTTAAAGCGGGTACTCAGAAAATAGAAGAGATTGTGAAAAAGAAGTTTCCGGATGCAAGGGTATTGCGGATGGATTTTGATACTACCCGGAATAAGGAAGGTCATGAGAAAATCCTGTCGGCTTTTGCAAATCAGGAGGCGGATATTTTAATCGGCACCCAGATGATTGTCAAGGGCCATGATTTTCCAAATGTGACGCTGGTGGGTGTGCTGGCGGCAGATTTGTCCCTGTATGTCAGCGATTATCACGCGGCGGAGCGGACGTTCCAGCTTCTGACTCAGGCGGCGGGCCGGGCAGGCCGGGGCGCTCTGCCGGGGAAAGTGGTGATACAGACCTACAGTCCGGAGCACTATTGCATTGCACTGGCAAAAGAACAGGATTACGTCCGTTTTTACGAGACGGAAATCGCCCTGCGCAGCATGATGAATTATCCCCCCTGCGGCCATATGATGGTGATGCTGGTGGCTTCCGGGGATGAGATGACAGCGTCCTTAAGCGCGGAGCTGCTGGGCAAAAAAGTGCGTAAAGCCCAGGAGGACGGAAAAATCACAGGATTGTCGGTAATCGGGCCGGCCAATGCCTCTGTGGCGAAAGTAAAAGATATCTATAAAAAGGTAATTTATTTTAAACATGCGGATTATCAGGAACTGGTGAAAATCAAAGATGTGCTGGAATTATTTGTCAGCACCCACCGGGAATTTGCAAATATAATCATACAGTTTGATTTTAATCCCATGAACGGATTTTGA
- a CDS encoding UDP-N-acetylmuramoyl-L-alanyl-D-glutamate--2,6-diaminopimelate ligase has protein sequence MEKLNRLLERLDYTVVQGRTDLEITELVYDSRKVTEGCLFVCIKGTVTDGHTYVMEAAGKGAAAVLVQQDVEAPDFLTVIKVTDTRYGLAVTSAAWFHHPAEKLKVIGITGTKGKTTTTYMVKSILEHAGCKTGLIGTIEAIIGDEVIPASNTTPESYIVQDYFHRMVEAGCRCVVMEVSSQGLMMHRTAGFTFEIGIFTNIEPDHIGPNEHASFEEYLACKSMLFRQCRTGIINRDDEHWQQVLEGHTCEVETFGFSPEADLRPADIRLVKRPGYLGVSYTTEGLVELDVEIDVPGRFSVYNSLTAIAVCRHFQVSGEHIRQALKAAKVKGRIEMFPVSDEFTLMIDYAHNAMSLESLLSTLKEYEPSRLVCLFGCGGNRSKLRRYEMGEVSGRLADLSIITSDNPRFEEPQAIIDDIKIGMARTSGAYVEIIDRKEAIRYAIAHGQPGDVIVLAGKGHEDYQEIAGRKYPMDERVLIQEVLDELAQERENR, from the coding sequence ATGGAAAAGTTAAACAGGCTGTTGGAGCGTCTGGACTATACGGTAGTTCAGGGAAGAACGGATTTGGAAATTACAGAACTTGTGTATGATTCCAGAAAGGTAACCGAAGGCTGTCTCTTTGTGTGTATTAAGGGGACTGTCACGGACGGACACACATACGTTATGGAAGCAGCCGGGAAAGGGGCGGCGGCAGTGCTGGTGCAGCAGGATGTGGAAGCGCCGGATTTCCTGACAGTGATAAAGGTAACGGATACCCGGTATGGTCTTGCGGTGACCTCCGCAGCCTGGTTCCATCATCCGGCGGAAAAGCTGAAAGTAATCGGAATTACAGGGACCAAAGGAAAAACCACCACCACATATATGGTGAAATCCATTCTGGAACATGCAGGCTGCAAGACAGGTCTGATAGGAACGATTGAAGCAATCATCGGCGATGAGGTGATTCCGGCCAGCAATACCACACCGGAATCTTATATTGTACAGGATTATTTTCACCGAATGGTGGAGGCAGGCTGCCGATGCGTGGTGATGGAGGTGTCCTCACAGGGGCTGATGATGCATCGAACGGCAGGATTTACCTTTGAAATCGGTATTTTTACCAATATTGAACCGGATCATATCGGGCCCAATGAACATGCTTCCTTTGAAGAATATCTGGCATGTAAAAGTATGCTGTTTCGCCAGTGCCGGACGGGAATCATCAACAGGGATGATGAACACTGGCAGCAGGTGCTGGAAGGACACACCTGTGAAGTGGAGACTTTTGGATTTTCTCCGGAGGCGGATCTGCGTCCCGCGGACATCCGTCTGGTGAAACGTCCGGGTTATCTTGGCGTGTCTTATACTACGGAAGGGCTGGTGGAGCTGGACGTGGAGATTGATGTGCCGGGCAGATTCAGCGTGTATAATTCCCTGACTGCCATTGCTGTCTGCCGCCATTTTCAGGTGTCGGGAGAGCATATCCGGCAGGCTTTAAAGGCGGCAAAGGTAAAAGGCAGAATCGAAATGTTTCCGGTGTCGGATGAATTTACCCTGATGATTGATTATGCCCACAATGCCATGAGCCTGGAAAGCCTTTTAAGTACTCTGAAAGAATATGAGCCCAGCCGTCTGGTCTGCCTGTTCGGCTGCGGCGGCAACCGCTCGAAGCTGCGCCGCTACGAGATGGGAGAGGTATCCGGCAGACTGGCGGATTTGAGTATTATTACTTCCGATAATCCCAGATTTGAGGAGCCTCAGGCAATCATAGACGACATTAAAATTGGGATGGCCAGAACCAGCGGAGCTTATGTGGAAATCATTGACCGGAAGGAAGCCATCAGATATGCCATTGCCCACGGACAGCCGGGCGATGTAATCGTGCTTGCAGGGAAGGGCCATGAAGATTATCAGGAAATTGCAGGCAGAAAGTACCCTATGGATGAGCGCGTGCTGATTCAGGAAGTTCTGGATGAACTGGCACAGGAAAGAGAAAACAGGTGA
- the rlmN gene encoding 23S rRNA (adenine(2503)-C(2))-methyltransferase RlmN, giving the protein MEKKDIRSWNQKELEEYLVSLGEKPFRAKQIYSWIHEKQAASFEEMTNISKKLKDELSNTCQLVTLKQVTVQRSKLDGTEKYLFALPDGNMVESVLMRYRHGNSVCISSQAGCRMGCRFCASTLDGLVRNLTPSEMLEQVYRIQQAAGRRVSHVVVMGTGEPLDNYENLLKFIRLLSDENGLHISQRNITVSTCGIVPNIARLAEEKLQITLALSLHASSQEQRLNLMPVAGAYEIHQVVEACRDYFRKTGRRITFEYSLVAGVNDSDEDAARLAELIADVNCHVNLIPVNPIKERNYRQPEPRMVLNFKNKLEKYGINVTIRREMGRDIDGACGQLRKGFSERQGEA; this is encoded by the coding sequence ATGGAAAAGAAAGATATCAGGTCATGGAATCAGAAAGAACTGGAAGAATATCTGGTATCACTGGGAGAAAAACCCTTCCGGGCGAAACAGATTTATTCCTGGATACATGAGAAGCAGGCGGCTTCTTTTGAGGAAATGACAAATATTTCAAAAAAATTAAAAGACGAATTAAGCAATACATGTCAGCTTGTGACCTTAAAACAGGTGACCGTGCAGCGCTCGAAACTGGACGGTACGGAGAAATATCTGTTTGCATTGCCGGATGGAAATATGGTGGAGAGCGTTCTTATGCGTTACCGCCACGGCAACAGCGTATGTATCTCCTCTCAGGCGGGCTGCCGCATGGGCTGCAGATTCTGCGCTTCCACTCTGGACGGGCTGGTGCGTAACCTGACCCCTTCGGAAATGCTGGAACAGGTGTACCGGATTCAGCAGGCTGCAGGTCGGCGGGTATCTCATGTGGTAGTGATGGGAACGGGAGAGCCTCTGGATAATTATGAGAATCTTCTGAAATTTATCCGGCTGCTGAGCGATGAGAACGGACTTCACATCAGTCAGCGCAATATTACCGTGTCCACCTGCGGAATTGTGCCGAATATTGCCCGGCTGGCAGAAGAAAAACTGCAGATTACCCTGGCTCTTTCCCTTCACGCGTCTTCTCAGGAACAGCGCCTGAATCTGATGCCCGTTGCCGGGGCTTATGAGATTCATCAGGTGGTGGAAGCGTGCAGGGATTATTTCCGGAAGACAGGGCGGAGAATTACCTTTGAGTACAGTCTGGTGGCCGGTGTAAATGACAGTGATGAGGATGCGGCCCGGCTGGCGGAACTGATTGCAGACGTAAACTGCCATGTCAATCTGATTCCGGTGAATCCGATCAAAGAGCGGAATTACCGGCAGCCGGAACCCCGGATGGTCCTGAATTTCAAAAATAAACTTGAAAAATATGGAATAAATGTTACTATAAGAAGGGAAATGGGCCGGGATATTGACGGGGCCTGTGGACAGTTGAGAAAAGGATTTTCAGAAAGGCAGGGAGAGGCATGA
- the fmt gene encoding methionyl-tRNA formyltransferase — MKVIFMGTPDFSVGTLEHLIQAGHEIVLVVTQPDKPKGRGKAMQFPPVKEAALAHGLEVYQPRRIREPECVEYLREKNADIMVVVAFGQILPAEILEMPRYGCINVHASLLPQYRGAAPIQWAVINGEKVTGVTTMRMDTGVDTGDMILKEEVALREDETGGSLFDRLAETGARLCVRTLEAIEQGTAEYTPQNHQKATHTSMITKQLGDMDWTKPACELERLVRGLNPWPGTWTRLDGKTLKIWKSRLAEPAETSMTEEPAGTAVQEPGTVAAVTDRAIYVQTGQGILALEEVQLEGKKRMEAAAFLRGFPLEPGKSLGR; from the coding sequence ATGAAAGTGATTTTTATGGGAACGCCGGATTTCTCCGTGGGAACGCTGGAACATCTGATACAGGCAGGGCACGAGATAGTACTGGTGGTGACTCAGCCTGATAAACCGAAAGGGCGGGGCAAAGCCATGCAGTTTCCTCCGGTCAAGGAAGCGGCCCTGGCTCACGGACTGGAAGTTTATCAGCCAAGGCGAATCAGGGAGCCGGAATGTGTGGAGTATCTGAGAGAAAAAAATGCAGATATTATGGTAGTGGTAGCCTTTGGCCAGATCCTGCCTGCAGAAATTCTGGAAATGCCCAGGTATGGCTGCATCAATGTCCATGCCTCTCTGTTGCCCCAATACCGGGGAGCGGCCCCCATCCAGTGGGCGGTTATCAACGGGGAAAAAGTCACCGGTGTGACCACCATGCGCATGGATACGGGGGTGGATACCGGAGATATGATTCTGAAAGAAGAAGTGGCTCTCCGGGAGGATGAGACAGGCGGAAGCCTGTTTGATCGCCTGGCAGAGACAGGCGCCAGGCTGTGCGTCAGGACGCTGGAAGCCATAGAGCAGGGAACGGCAGAGTATACCCCTCAGAATCACCAGAAAGCCACCCATACTTCCATGATTACCAAACAGTTGGGGGATATGGACTGGACGAAACCGGCCTGTGAGCTGGAGCGGCTGGTCCGGGGACTGAATCCCTGGCCCGGCACCTGGACCAGGCTGGATGGAAAAACGCTGAAAATCTGGAAATCCCGGCTTGCGGAACCGGCAGAAACTTCCATGACAGAGGAACCGGCCGGAACTGCCGTTCAGGAGCCCGGAACTGTCGCGGCAGTGACAGACAGGGCAATTTATGTTCAGACAGGACAGGGAATCCTGGCATTGGAGGAAGTCCAGTTAGAAGGAAAAAAGCGGATGGAAGCCGCTGCATTTCTCCGGGGATTCCCCCTGGAGCCGGGAAAATCCCTGGGCAGATAG
- a CDS encoding zinc metallopeptidase yields MPYYGYYFDPTYILVVIGAVICLIASARVKTTFNKYDKVRSMSGMTGAQAAERILHAAGIHDVIVQHISGNLNDHYDPRNKTLSLSDSTYGSASVAAVGVAAHECGHAIQHQQSYAPLTVRGAIVPLANFGSFAAWPLIIIGLFITSNTGTLLIKIGILCFSLAVLFQLVTLPVEFNASRRAVRILGETGILGEEELRGTRKVLSAAALTYVAGAAAAILQLLRLVLIASRRND; encoded by the coding sequence ATGCCATATTATGGATATTATTTTGACCCAACCTACATTTTAGTGGTAATCGGTGCAGTTATCTGCCTGATTGCTTCTGCGAGAGTGAAAACAACGTTTAACAAATACGATAAAGTCAGGAGTATGTCGGGCATGACAGGCGCCCAGGCGGCGGAGCGTATTTTACATGCGGCGGGCATTCATGATGTGATTGTCCAGCATATTTCCGGGAATCTGAACGACCATTATGACCCCAGGAACAAGACCTTAAGCCTTTCGGACAGTACCTACGGGTCTGCTTCCGTGGCAGCGGTGGGAGTGGCGGCCCATGAATGCGGCCATGCCATTCAGCATCAGCAGTCCTATGCACCGCTGACGGTCCGGGGCGCCATTGTGCCTCTGGCAAATTTCGGTTCTTTTGCCGCATGGCCCCTGATTATTATCGGATTGTTTATTACCAGCAATACGGGAACTCTGCTGATTAAGATTGGAATTCTGTGCTTTTCACTGGCAGTTCTGTTTCAGCTTGTTACCCTTCCGGTGGAATTTAACGCCTCCAGAAGAGCAGTTCGGATTCTGGGAGAAACAGGAATCCTGGGAGAAGAAGAGCTGCGGGGTACCCGTAAGGTTCTGAGCGCTGCGGCGCTGACGTATGTGGCGGGAGCGGCCGCTGCCATCCTGCAGTTACTGCGTCTGGTGCTGATTGCCTCCAGAAGGAATGATTAA
- the def gene encoding peptide deformylase → MALRTIRQMGDEILTKKCREVKEVTPRMKELIEDMLETMYEGNGVGLAAPQVGVLKRLVVIDIGDGPIVLINPRIIACRGEQTGDEGCLSLPGKAGVVTRPNYVKIEAWNENMERFEMEGEELLARAFCHEIDHLEGHMYVEKVEGPLHEVEEEEEEEA, encoded by the coding sequence ATGGCACTGAGGACTATTCGCCAGATGGGCGATGAAATACTGACGAAAAAATGCAGGGAGGTAAAAGAGGTAACTCCCAGAATGAAAGAGCTGATTGAAGATATGCTGGAGACCATGTATGAGGGAAACGGTGTGGGCCTTGCGGCGCCTCAGGTAGGGGTTTTGAAACGACTGGTGGTCATTGACATCGGGGACGGTCCCATTGTGCTGATAAATCCCAGGATTATTGCCTGCCGGGGCGAGCAGACCGGAGACGAGGGCTGCTTAAGCCTGCCGGGGAAGGCAGGTGTGGTCACAAGACCGAATTATGTGAAAATTGAAGCCTGGAATGAGAACATGGAGCGGTTTGAGATGGAGGGAGAAGAACTTCTGGCCAGAGCGTTCTGCCATGAAATCGACCATCTGGAAGGCCATATGTATGTGGAAAAAGTAGAGGGGCCCCTCCATGAAGTGGAAGAGGAAGAAGAGGAAGAAGCATAG
- the rsmB gene encoding 16S rRNA (cytosine(967)-C(5))-methyltransferase RsmB, which translates to MSSTVNSRELILDILLAVTRDGAYSHLIIRDTLDKYHYLEKQERSFIKRVCEGTLENLILLDYIISQFSSVKVNKIKPVIRCILRSSVYELKFMDAVPPAATCNEAVKLAGKRGFRNLKGFVNGVLRSISRNLETVSLPDWEKDPLDYLSVAYSMPRWLLEMWQNSYSLEEIEGFLEAFSGEMPAAVRINPCRTTKEALVKELEAEGIRVREDREQPNVLFLDRYDSMERIPAFEEGKFQVQDISSMQAALWAAPEKGSYVLDVCAAPGGKSIHAAELMEGTGWVEARDLTEYKVSLIQENIRRSRLANVEAVQADARIFDSDKVEKADIVMADLPCSGLGVLGRKADIRYRITAEECRKLAALQREILKVVRQYVKPGGILLYSTCTINPGENEENTAWFLAEFPEFSLEKQQQILPQKGRNDGFFLARFRKKENR; encoded by the coding sequence ATGAGCAGTACCGTAAACAGCAGGGAACTGATACTGGATATTTTACTGGCAGTCACCAGAGACGGGGCCTACAGCCATCTGATTATCCGGGATACTCTGGATAAATACCATTATCTGGAGAAACAGGAGCGGAGTTTTATCAAACGTGTCTGTGAAGGGACCCTGGAGAACCTGATACTTCTGGACTATATTATCAGTCAGTTTTCCAGTGTGAAAGTAAATAAAATAAAGCCGGTGATCCGATGTATCTTACGGAGCAGTGTCTATGAGCTGAAATTTATGGATGCGGTCCCTCCTGCTGCCACCTGCAATGAGGCGGTGAAGCTGGCCGGCAAAAGAGGTTTCCGCAATCTGAAAGGATTTGTGAACGGCGTGCTGCGCAGCATCAGCCGGAATCTGGAAACAGTCTCACTGCCGGATTGGGAAAAAGACCCGCTGGATTACCTGTCCGTTGCTTATTCCATGCCCCGGTGGCTGCTGGAAATGTGGCAGAATTCTTATTCCCTGGAGGAAATAGAAGGATTTCTGGAAGCGTTTTCCGGGGAAATGCCTGCTGCGGTTCGGATTAATCCATGCCGGACCACAAAAGAAGCGCTGGTAAAGGAACTGGAGGCAGAAGGAATCCGCGTCAGAGAAGACAGAGAGCAGCCGAATGTGCTGTTTCTTGACAGGTATGATTCCATGGAAAGGATTCCCGCCTTTGAAGAGGGAAAATTTCAGGTGCAGGATATAAGTTCCATGCAGGCAGCTTTGTGGGCAGCGCCGGAAAAGGGTTCTTATGTGCTGGATGTATGCGCGGCCCCCGGCGGAAAAAGTATCCATGCGGCGGAACTGATGGAAGGAACCGGATGGGTGGAGGCCAGGGATCTGACAGAGTACAAGGTGTCCCTGATACAGGAAAATATCAGACGCAGCCGTCTTGCCAATGTGGAAGCGGTGCAGGCAGACGCCCGTATTTTCGATTCGGATAAAGTGGAAAAAGCCGATATTGTCATGGCGGATCTGCCCTGTTCCGGGCTGGGCGTACTGGGCAGGAAGGCAGATATCAGATACCGGATTACAGCAGAAGAATGCCGGAAGCTGGCTGCGCTGCAGCGGGAAATCCTTAAAGTGGTGCGGCAGTATGTAAAGCCTGGCGGAATCCTTCTGTACAGTACCTGCACCATTAATCCCGGTGAAAATGAGGAGAATACCGCATGGTTTCTGGCAGAATTTCCGGAATTTTCTCTGGAAAAGCAGCAGCAGATATTGCCTCAGAAAGGAAGAAACGACGGTTTTTTCCTGGCCAGATTCAGAAAAAAGGAAAACAGATAA